The region TTCAACTTTTACAAATATGTTAATAATTTTTAACATATCCAAAAAAAACAGCAGTATATACAGCATTGAAATAAACAAGACACACCATAACACCAAATAGCAAAAGGATTAGATAATTTATCTACATAAAAAAAAGTTAAATTTTAACATAATAAAATTTCAATATTGACATTAATTTCAGTCTTTTTTAAAGTTGACAAGCTATCAATATTCCTATATTTAGATCAAATAACATTAACAATAATAATATTTATGAATTTTTATTATTCATCTCTAAACAGTTAAATTTCATAAATACATATAATATATTCACTAAAAAATGAAGTTATTACATATTTAATTTTTCAGTAACATCCTGAATACAATAGTTTATAGATAAGAAAATAGTAATTACATATGTTTGCCTAAATTATGTTTATAAAAAATCCCCAGACATAAATGTCCGGGGATTATAATTAAAGAAAATTAATTTCTTATATATGACTAATAATTATCTGTAATTATCATATCCTGGATTAGCTTTTACTAAAGTACCAGAAAGGTCAGTTTCAACTCTTGGCATAGGGAAAGCTGTTAAATTTTTATCTTTATTAGCCCCTGCTGGTCTTGGAACTTCTATACCCCATCTCAACAAATCCCACATTCTGAAGCCTTCTCCAATTAATTCTTTAGATCTTTCAGCCATAATACTTTCCATAGTAACAGAAGTTGCCTTAGCCACCCCTCTATTCTCAAGAATCATATTAAGATATTCTAATGCCTTAGCAGTATTACCTAACTTAAATTCGGCTTCAGCTCCATCTAATACGACTTCTTCATAACGAACAATACGGATACTGGTTGCTCCTGTAAGACTTGGAAATTTCTTATTTAGGAAATAGCTACCATCTACTTTTTCAATTAAACCTAAACGTGCATCATTACTAGCATAAGAAGCCATTCCAGCATCACTTACAACAGTATTAGCATAACCTCTACTATTCATAATATAAGCGTAAGATGCTGCTCCTGGCTGGGCCACCTCTCCATAAGCTAATTCAAAAATAGAGTTCATAGCAGAACCACTAGCTTCCCATGAACTTACCAAAGCATCTTTCTCTATAACTTTATATTTCTTGCTCGCAACAATATCATTTACTAATGATTGCACTTTTGCATAATTGTTTTTGTACAAGTAATATCTTGCCGCCAATGCTTTTACTGCGTTAATTGAAATCTCAGATCTCTTATCTGGTCTGTCAAAGCTTTTAGAGCTTTCCATTTTGTTTATAGCAGCTTCAAAATCAGCTTCAATTTGTTTTTCAGTATCCGCAATACTTGATCTTCCTTGTTTATTTAATGGATCAAATTTCACAGGAAGAACAATACCATCATTACCTCCTGTATATTTCTGTCCGTATAATCTTAACAAATCAAAGAAACTCTGTGCTCTTAAGGCATAAGCCTGACCTACATAATAAGTAGCTTCTGCTTTACTTGCTGCAGCATTATCTAATGAGTTAATATCAAAATTAACAATATTATTAGCTTTTGCTACAACCTTATAAATCTGCTTATACGTATTTGCTGCATATGAATCAGCAGAAGTCATTTCATAGCCCGCTACTGTATTATAATATCCGGATCTTCCGTTACTAAGCATATGATCAGATCTTACCTCGGCATAGATAGAAAAATCCTTTCCATAATAGTACTGAGACCTCATATCAACAAATGCACCTAATACAAATGAATGCATTTGCTCTGCAGACTTCCATGAAGAAGCTATTTCACTTTCATTAAAAACCGTTTCTGTAAAATCCCTGCTGCAGCTTACACTTGTTAAAGCTAGAGAAAGTGCAAGAACTCCTGTTTTTATATTTAAATATTTCATTTTATATATTTTTAATTAAAATCCGAAATTAACTCCTAACATAAACGCCTTCTGAATTGGCAATCCTAAATCGTAGTTACCTGCCAAATTAATTTCCGGATCCAACTTTAAGTTTTTGTCAAATTTGTATGTCCATATATTATTTCCTAATAAATAGATCTGTAAAGATGTAAGACCTGTTTTTTCTAATACATCTCCTTTGAAGGTATAAGCAATTTTAAGGTTACTTAATCTTATATAATCAGCTTTAAACATCCTTCTTGTAGATAATCCGTAACCTCTCTTATTTCCTAATGAATAAATAGGCATAGGATTAGCAGCATTAGGATTCTCAGGAGTCCAGAAATCCATTTGGGAGGCATATCCCGGAGTATCATATACTCCAGCTCCATCAGAAACAACATTACCCATCCACTTATCTAAGATTTTCCCTCCAAATCCATAAGTAAAGAATGCATCTAAGCTAATATTCTTATAGCTAAGGTTAGTACCAAATCCACCCGTAACTTTACTTAAAGCATTCCCTTGAATCTCTTCTTTAGCTAAGTTATAGTTATTGGTAGTTTCACCATCTTTTCCATTAAGATACCATAATGGATCACCATTTCTTGGGTCTACACCAGCCCATTTTCTCATATAATAAGAGTTGATACTTTCTCCCTGACGAAGAATCATCCCGCTCATAGCTATACCATCAATTGTAGGATTTACAACATCACCACCATATAACTTAGTGATTTTATTACTTAGTGTAGAAAGATTAGCATTTACGCTCCAGTTAAGTCCATGTGGATTCTTAAGAATTTCTGCATTCACAGAGAATTCAAAACCTTTGTTTACCATATCTCCAATGTTTGCATTGTAGCTGGTCATACCCTGAGATACCTGCAATGGTAACTCATAAATAAGGTCTTTAGATTTTTTGTTGTAGTATTCTGCTGTAAAGGTAATTCTGTTATTCAGGAATCCAAAATCTACACCTACGTTAAAAGGATTAATTGTTTCCCATGTAAGATTAGGATTATAAACCCCTCTCAAATCACCAGCTGCTAAAGCATTATAGTTTCCTGTGTAAGAATATAACGCATAAGGATTAGCTTTTACCTGATTACCAACCTTACCGTAAGACGCTCTAAGCTTTAGCATAGATACTGTTGGGTCGTTTTTTAAGAATCCGAATCTCGCAACATCTAAAGCAACACCTGCTGACCAGAAGTTCCCTGCCTTTTTACCTGGAGTAAAGTTGGACAGAACGTCTCTCCTGTATGATCCATCTACCATTATGATTCTGTCATAATCCCAGTGACCGATTAAACCGTACCCCCATCTTGAATCAATTACTTTTCTTCCTCCTACTCCAAGTGGCTGAATAAAGTTATCCATTGTCTCCAGGAATGGAGATCCTACAGTACTACCTCTGGCAATCACCATATCCTTTTGGGTTCTGTATGCTTCCTGTAATGCTGTAAAATTGAAATTATTTACCCCCGCTTTGAAGTTATATGTTAACATGTTTTGCACGTTAAAACTAAAATATCTTGAAGATATATCAGTCTTTCTTCCTTTATAAGCATATCCATCTCCATGTAATGGTGAGTAATAAGCATTTTCAAGAAGATTAATAAATTCCGGTGCAAAAACAAATTTATAGGTAAGTCCTTTTATAATTTTATATTCAGCTTGTAAGTTTGCGAAAACTCGCGCTGTTTCATTTCTAGTATAATTAAGATCCTGAAGAGCAGCAACATTAAATTTACCATTAGATAAACGTCCACTTTGCCCCAAATACCAAGATCCGTCAGGGTTTCTTAATGGGTCTGTAGGTCTGTTAAAATACTGTGCTAAGATTGGGTTAGCCGTAGCCCCGCCTTCTGATAAAGTATTTGTTTTACCATAAGACATTTGAATATCAGTTGAGATTTTAAGCCTATCCGTTGCCTGGTAACTAACTCTGGAAGAAGCTGCCAATCTTTTAAAGTTAGCTCCTTTTACAGTAGATTGCTGATCAAAGTAGTTAATTGAACTGAAGTAGCTCAATTTATCATTCCCGCCGGAAAGTGAAAAATCTACATTAGTCTGATAAGCTTCATTTTTCTGAGTCGCATCTTTCCAATTTGTATTATAGGGACTGTTTAAAACATTGGCAATATCAGTTTTTTTAAGATCTCCTTTAACATCAGAACCTCCGGCTTTCAAAAAGTCATAAACCTCCTGATAACTTTTGCCTACGAAACCAGGATCATTTGCTCCCTGATATCTATTCATAACAGAGTAAGTAAGTAACTTCTTGTATTCATCAGCCGTTAATCCTCTTTCTCTTTTTACAGCATCACTGGTAATACCCTGAGTAAAGTTTAAACTAAATTTAGCTTTACCTTTTTTACCAGATTTTGTTGTAATAATGATTACCCCAGAACCAGCATCTGCTCCGTACATCGCAGTAGAAACGGCATCTTTCAAAACACTGATATTTTCTATATCATTCGGGTTAAGACTCGCTAAGATATTTCCGGTAGTAGAGTTACTTGATAAGTCTCCTGACTTTACGCGAACTCCATCAATAACATAAATAGGATCTTTAACACCGTTAATAGAAGAGATACCTCTTACACGAACAGAAGCAAATCCACCTGGCTGACCATTAGAAACACCCGTCTGAACTCCGGCAACTCTACCTTGTAACATTTTATCTACAGAAGCAGAAACAGGATTATCCTCAATAGCCTTAGCCGTCATTGTTCCTACAGAACCTGTTAATTCTTTTACAGTTTTCTTCTGTCCAAAACCTACTACAACCACTTCTTCAATAGTTTTTGTTGAAGTAGCAGTATCCTTCTTCACTGACTGAGCCATAATGTTTTGTCCCATAAAGAACAAAACCCCCGCGCTCAATACTTTAAATTTTACATTCATATTAACAATATTTAATATTTCAACACACAAATATGTTAAAAAATATTAATACACATGAAATTCATTTTTTTTATATCATTATTTTATATAATTAACAATTTATTATATATCAATATTGTTAAATTATTAACTAAATGTTAAAATTCAATAATGATAAATCATCACAGATAACAATATATTAACAAGCCTATCTAAAACTCATAAAACACTGATGAATAATACATTTTAACATTAATTATAAAAACAAAATATTTTTAACATAAAGAATAATGTTTTCATTCATTAAAAATGAACCATTAACACTTAACAACCTTTACTCAGACTTAACAGAATGCACATTAAATGTTAAAACATCGATTATTAGCCCCTTTACTCCTATTATTAACATCTATTAACAAGGTTTAAATTTTTCTTAATTAAGACTAATATTAAATTTTTACATAAAAAAAGCCCCTGTTAAAATTAACAGGGGCTTTGTATTTATAAATTGAATTATTTCAATTTCTTCTTAACAGCTACTTCTTCGTAAACCTCGAGTATATCGCCAATTTCGATATCATTATAGCCTTTAATATTAAGACCACATTCGTAACCTTTAGTTACTTCTTTAACATCATCTTTAAAACGTTTTAAACTCTCTAATTCACCGGTGTACTGTACGATTCCATCACGGATTAATCTGATCTTAGAATTTCTGGTTATCTTACCTGTTAATACCATACAACCTGCAATTGTTCCTACTTTGGAAATCTTGAATGTTTCACGGATCTCAACGTTACCGATAACCTGCTCTTTAATCTCAGGCGAAAGCATACCTTCCATCGCTTCCTTAACTTCATCAATAGCATCGTAGATTACAGAGTATGTTCTGATTTCAATTTCTTCCTTGTCAGCAAGATCTTTTGCATTACCACCAGCTCTAACATTAAAGCCAATAATGATTGCATCAGATGCCGAAGCTAATAATACATCAGATTCAGTAATCTGTCCTACACCTTTATGAAGGATATTAATATGAATCTCTTCAGTAGATAATCTTGCCAACATATCAGAAAGCGCCTCTACAGATCCGTCCACGTCACCTTTAAGGATTATATTCAATTCTTTGAAGTCTCCTAATGCAATACGACGACCGATTTCGTCAAGCGTAAGATGCTTTTTCGTTCTGATTGTTTGTTCACGCTGAAGTTGTTCACGTTTAGTTGCAATTGATTTTGCTTCACGTTCATCTTCAAAAACCCTGAATTTATCACCTGCAGTTGGCGCACCATCAAGACCAAGTATTGTTACAGGAATAGAAGGTCCTGCTTCCTGCATAGGCTTACCTCTTTCATCAAGCATAGCCTTTACCTTACCGTGGTTCTTACCTGCTAATACATAGTCACCAATTTTAAGCGTACCATTCTGTACCAGCATTGTCGCTACATAACCTCTACCTTTATCTAAGGCTGCTTCGATAACTACTCCGGAAGCTTTTTTATCTGCATTTGCTTTCAACTCCAGTAATTCCGCCTGGATTAACACTTTCTCTAAAAGCATATCCACATTATTACCAAACTTAGCAGAGATCTCCTGAGACTGAACATTACCGCCCCATTCTTCTACTAGAATATTCATTCCGGAAAGTTGTTGGCGGATATTATCAGGGTTTGCTCCTGGTTTATCTACTTTGTTAATTGCAATAATCATTGGTACACCTGCCGCCTGGGCATGAGCAATAGCTTCTTTAGTTTGTGGCATCACGTCATCATCCGCAGCAATTACAATAATTGCAATATCGGTTACCTGAGCACCACGCGCTCTCATCGCTGTAAAAGCCTCGTGACCTGGTGTATCTAAGAATGTAATTTTCTCACCATTATCAAGCTTCACATTGTAAGCACCAATGTGCTGTGTAATACCTCCGGATTCCCCTGCAATGACATTTGTTTTACGGATGTAATCCAATAAGGATGTTTTACCGTGGTCTACGTGCCCCATTACCGTAACAATAGGAGCTCTTTTTGATAAATCTTCTTCAGCATCCGGTTCTTCTTCTAATGAAGCATCATCGATATCCGCATCCGAGAATTCAACTTTATAACCAAATTCGTCAGCAACTAATGTAAGCGTATCAGCTTCCAGACGCTGATTCATTGTAACCATAACACCTAATGAGAAACAAGCAGATATTACCTCTGTAGCACTTACATTCATAAGGCTCGCTAATTCGCTTACCGTAATGAATTCAGTTACTTTAAGAGTTCTGTCTTGTGCTTCCATTTCCTGCTGAAGCTCGTCCTGCTCTCTTCTGAAAGATCTTTTTTCTCTTCTGTGTTTAGCTCCTTTAGATTTACCTCCTTTATTCGTAAGTTTTTCTAAAGTTTCTTTAATCTGGTTTTTAACTTGCTCGTCAGTTAACTCAACAGGCATAACTTTATTCCTGTTGTTATTATTACCACCACGGTTGTTATTGCCACCACGATTATTATTGTTACCGCCACGGTTGTTGTTATTACCACCTTGCTGGTTACCACCTCTGTTAAATGGCTTTCTGTCGGAATTATTATTGTTATTATTATTTCCGCCCTGGTTGTTATTTTGTCCCTGGTTATTGTTATTCTGCCCTTGATTACCCCCTTCTTTGGTTATTCTCTTTCTTTTCTTTTTGAAAGAGTTATCTCCACTTTCTTTCTTAGGCTTTTGCTGGAACTGGGATAAGTCTACTTTTTCCTTCAGGATTTTTGGACCATCCAATTTCTGATAAACAGTTTCAATTTTTTGTGGCTCTTGCGGAGTTTCCGGCTGAGCAGGTTTTACTTCTTCCACTTTTTTCTCAACAGGTTTTACTTCAGCTTTAGGAGCTTCAGCTTGTACCTTAGGCTCTTCTTTCTTAGGAGCTTCAGGCTTTTTATCTTTTTTATCAGAATGTTTAGGTCTGTCTGATCTGATTTGAGATAAATCGATTTTCCCCAAAACTTTGAATTCCTGCTCCTGAGGCTCCTCTGTTTTTTCAACAACAGGCTTGGCAGGTTCTTTTACAGGTTCTGGCTTAGGAGCTTCTTCTACTTCTTTCGGCTTCTCTTCTCCCAAATCAATTTTCCCTAAAATTTTGGCACCAGTTTGTGGTGCAGCTTTGGCTCTTATCACCTCAGGTTTAACCTCTTCTATTTCCAGTTTTTCATCCGGAACTTTAGAGATTACAACCTCATGGGAAGCTTTCTTCTGTTCGCCATCTTTACGGAACTCAGCCTCCAATGCAGAAAATGCCTCGCTTTCTAATAGAGCGTTTGGATTACTTTCCACTTCGATCCCTTTAGACTGTAGATATTCTACAGCTCTGGAGATAGAGATGTTAAGTTCCTTTACCGCTTTATTCAATCTAATTTTTGGCATAAAAAATATTCGTTCTTTTGAATTTTTAAATTCGTAATTATTATAAAAATTGGGTTAAGATCCAGATTAGTCCTCTAATTCGTCTCTCAATATTTGTTTTACTTCCTCAATGGTTTCTAACTCAAGATCTGTCATTCCCACAAGCGCAGCTGTTTCTTTGTCCAGTACACTTCTTGCAGTATCAAGACCTACTTTTTTAAACTCATTAATGATCCATTCTTCGATCTCGTCAGCAAATTCTACTAACTCAACATCGTCACCTTCTTCTTTATCTCTGTATACATCGATATTGTACCCCGTTAACCAAGATGCAAGACGTATATTCTGTCCTTGTTTCCCAATAATTTTAGAGATCTCTTCAGCCGGAGCATATACTAAAGCATGTGACTGCTCTTCGTTCATATCGGCTTTCTGAATATTAACATTACCTAAGGCTCTCTTCACTAGGATCTCAGGGTTTTTAGACCACTGAATCACATCTATATTTTCATTACGCAGCTCTCTTACTACTCCATGAATTCTGGATCCTTTCACCCCTACACATGCTCCTACAGGATCTATTCTGTCATCATAAGCATCCACAGCAATTTTCGCCTTTTCACCCGGAATTCTCACTACTTTCTTCAGGATAATAGTTCCGTCCTGGATTTCAGGAATTTCAAGTTCTAATAATTTCTCCAGGAATTTAGGAGCTGTTCTTGAAACAATAATCTGAGGCTTAGAGCCTTTAAAGTCTACACTTTCGATTACTGCACGTACACTGTCTCCTTTTCTGAAGAAGTCTGAAGGAATCTGGTTTTCTTTTGGTAAAATAAATTCATTCCCTTCATCATCTAACAAAATTACATGTTTATGACGGATATGATGTACTTCACCTACTGCAATTTCACCAATTCTGTCCCGGAACTGATCATATAACATTGCATTATTGTGCTCCTGAAGCTTAGTAGCAAGAATCTGCTTAAGAGTCAGGATATTTCTTCTTCCCAATTGTGCAACAGGAATTTCCTGAGTAAATTCTTCTCCTACTTCGAAAGTTGGATCAATTTTCTTAGCTTCAGAAATTTCTATTTCCAAATCATCGTCTTCTGACATTTCGTCTTCAACAATTCTCTTGTTTAAGAAAATCTGAAAATCTCCTTTATCAGGATTTACAATAACATCAAAGTGATCATCTGAATCGTATCTTTTCCTTAAAAGAGTCTTAAGCGAATCTTCAATAATCGCCATAAGGTCAATCTTACTGATCCCTTTCTCATCTTTAAAATCCCCAAAGGATTCAATTAACGCTATATTGTTTATTATATTGCTCATCTTTTTTATTTATCTTTTTCAATCAAAATTTAATTACCACCAGGGCTTTTTTAATTTCAGCCAATGGAATTATGCGGTCTTCCACTACATCTTCCTTACCTTTCCCTACAAGCTTAGGACGTCTGTATTTCAGCTCTAAGGTAATTGAATCTTCACCAACAATCTTTAATTCACCCTGGATCTTTGTATCATCATTTAATAATACTTCCAATTCTCTTCCAATATTTTTAGCAAATTGTCTTGGTAATTTCAATGGCTCTGAAAGTCCTGGTGACATTACCTGAAGGCTAAAATCATGTTCTTCTCTGTCTAACTGAAATTCTACTGCACGGCTAACATCCAGACAATCCTGAAGACTTACACTCTGGTCTCCATCAATAATAACTGTAATATTACTATCCGCAGAAATTTTAAGTTCAATTAAAAACAAATCTTCCCTTGTCTCAAGGTACTGATCTACTAATTCGTGTACGCGCTCCCTAAATTCCATATTTCATTGTTATGTCTACGAAAAAAGGCTTTCTTCCGAAGGCCTTTGCATTGAATTCCGTAAAACTTCTGCAAATATAGTTTTTTATTTTGAAAATCACAAACATACACACAGAAAACCAACATCTTAATAAAAAATAAAGATCCGAAAAACATTCAAAACCAAACAATTATTCTTCAAAAGGCTTTTTTTGTAACTTCACACTTCTAATTAACCACAAACAGAAAACCACATGAAGCATTTTACAGTCTGCATTTTCATACTATTTATTTCAGTTTTTATTCAGGCTCAAAAGCTTGAATCTCCAGATAAGAATCTCATACTCAAATTTTCCCTTAATGAAAAAGGAGAAGCCTATTACGAACTGAAATACAAGAATAAATATGTAGTAAAAAATAGCAAGCTTGGTTTTTTAATTAGCAGTCAAACTCCTTTTGCTGAAGGCTTTAAAATAACCAATACACAACTTTCCTCCTCCGATACATCATGGAATCCAGTATTGGGAGAGCAAAAAACAATCCGGGACAATCATAACGAAATGCTGGTTTCTTTACAACAAACCAAAACCGGATATCAACTCAATATCAGATTTAGGCTTTTTAATGATGGGTTCGGATTCAGATATGAATTTCCGGTTCAAAAATACCTACGACACTTTCGTATAGATGAAGAGCTTACAGAATTCAACCTGGCTCGTAACGATAAATCCTTCTGGATACCTGCAGATTATGACACCAATGAATTTCAGATTACTACATCCCGAATTTCTGAGATATCTTCTTTAATAGACAAGGCTAGAGATGAGCCTTTAGCAGCAAAAGCACCATCAAAAAATCTTGCAGTACAAACGCCACTTATGCTGAAATCAGATAACGGACTGTACATCAATATTCATGAAGCAGCATTAGTAGACTACCCTGCCATGCACCTGAATGTAGACGATAAAAATTATAAGCTAAGCACTCATCTTACTCCCAATAAAAATGGGGAAAAAGCCTACATGCAAACTCAAATGAAAACGCCGTGGAGAACCATCGTCGTTAGTGATGATGCACGCAACATACTCGCCTCCAAACTTATCCTGAATTTAAACGATCCAAACAAAATTGAAGACACTTCGTGGATAAAACCAATAAAATACGTTGGTGTCTGGTGGGAATATTTTACAGGCGGAGGCTCTACCTGGGCTTATAGCGATAATCAGGATATTGTTATCGGGCAAACAGATTACACCCACCTAAAACCCAATCAACATCACGGAGCCAATACTCAGCATGTGAAAGAATATATAGACTTTGCAGCTGAAAATGGATTTGATGCTGTACTGGTTGAGGGCTGGAATGAAGGTTGGGAGGATAACTGGGCATATGGAAAGGAAAAAATATACAGCTTTACAAAAGCCTACCCTGACTTCAATGTAGAAGAACTACAAGCTTATGCAAAGACAAGAGGCATAAAAATCATCATGCATCATGAAACCACCTCTTCAGCAGTGGATTATGAAAGACAACTGGATGATGCTTTTTCTTTTATGAATAAGCACGGATACACTGCTGTAAAAACAGGATATGTTGGCCCAATCATCCCAAGAAGTGAATATCATGACGGACAATGGATGGTCAATCACTATAACTTTGTAGCTCAAAAGGCGGCGCAGTACAAAATCATGGTAAACTCTCATGAAGCAGTAAGACCCACAGGGATATCCCGTACTTACCCAAACTGGATCGCACAGGAGTCTGCAAGGGGAACCGAGTTCGAATCTTTCAACGGAAACCGGCCCGATCACACCACTATTTTACCTTTTACCAGATTAATGGGTGGTCCCATGGATTATACTCCAGGAATCTTTCAGGGAAATCTTTCCATATACGGTAAAAACAAAGCAAGACTCAGCACTACACTGGTAAAACAACTGGCACTTTATGTAACCCTGTACAGCCCGCTACAAATGGCTGCTGATCTTCCAGAAAATTACAAAAAACACATGGATGCCTTCCAGTTTATCAAAGATGTAGCAATAGACTGGGACAACACTTACATTCTGGAGGCCGAACCCGGAGACTACATTACTATTGCGCGTAAGGCAAAAAATAAAAATGAATGGTTTGTTGGTGGGATTACAGATGAAAATGAAAGAACAGCAACAATCAATTTCAACTTTCTACCAAAAGGAAAAAGCTTTGAAGCTATTATTTATGAAGATGGAGAGAATGCAGACTGGAAGAATAGCATATTAGATTACAAAATAAATAAACAAAAAGTAAATTCTGCTACCATTCTTAAAAAGAGACTGGCTCCAAGTGGCGGCATTGCCATAAGCATCAAAGAAATTAAATAAGCATAAAAAAGCGAAATATAAGAGAGTTTATTTAGTATTTTTGCATATTATCTTTTAAAGACAAAACATTGAATATTACGATAGTTGGAACAGGCTATGTAGGCCTTGTTACCGGAACATGTCTGGCAGAACTGGGAAATTCGGTTTTCTGTGTGGACATTGACGAGAAGAAAGTAGAAGGCATGAAAAACGGAATTGTTCCGATTTATGAGCCTAATCTGGAAGAAACATTTTTAAGGAACATTCAGGCAGAACGTTTACATTTCACTACAGATCTTAAAGAAGCTCTGGATCAGTCTGAAATTGTTTTTCTTGCACTTCCAACCCCTCCGGGAGAAGACGGATCAGCAGATCTTTCATACGTTCTAAACGTTTCCGAAAACATCGGTAAGTTAATTACGGATTATAAAGTTATCGTAAATAAAAGTACGGTTCCGGTGGGAACTGCCGACAGAGTAAGAGAGACTATTGCTGCGTTTACATCTGTAGAATTTGATGTGGTTTCCAACCCTGAATTTCTACGTGAAGGTTTTGCAGTGGAAGACTGCATGAATCCTTCCAGAGTTGTTATA is a window of Elizabethkingia anophelis R26 DNA encoding:
- the nusA gene encoding transcription termination factor NusA, yielding MNNIALIESFGDFKDEKGISKIDLMAIIEDSLKTLLRKRYDSDDHFDVIVNPDKGDFQIFLNKRIVEDEMSEDDDLEIEISEAKKIDPTFEVGEEFTQEIPVAQLGRRNILTLKQILATKLQEHNNAMLYDQFRDRIGEIAVGEVHHIRHKHVILLDDEGNEFILPKENQIPSDFFRKGDSVRAVIESVDFKGSKPQIIVSRTAPKFLEKLLELEIPEIQDGTIILKKVVRIPGEKAKIAVDAYDDRIDPVGACVGVKGSRIHGVVRELRNENIDVIQWSKNPEILVKRALGNVNIQKADMNEEQSHALVYAPAEEISKIIGKQGQNIRLASWLTGYNIDVYRDKEEGDDVELVEFADEIEEWIINEFKKVGLDTARSVLDKETAALVGMTDLELETIEEVKQILRDELED
- a CDS encoding SusC/RagA family TonB-linked outer membrane protein codes for the protein MNVKFKVLSAGVLFFMGQNIMAQSVKKDTATSTKTIEEVVVVGFGQKKTVKELTGSVGTMTAKAIEDNPVSASVDKMLQGRVAGVQTGVSNGQPGGFASVRVRGISSINGVKDPIYVIDGVRVKSGDLSSNSTTGNILASLNPNDIENISVLKDAVSTAMYGADAGSGVIIITTKSGKKGKAKFSLNFTQGITSDAVKRERGLTADEYKKLLTYSVMNRYQGANDPGFVGKSYQEVYDFLKAGGSDVKGDLKKTDIANVLNSPYNTNWKDATQKNEAYQTNVDFSLSGGNDKLSYFSSINYFDQQSTVKGANFKRLAASSRVSYQATDRLKISTDIQMSYGKTNTLSEGGATANPILAQYFNRPTDPLRNPDGSWYLGQSGRLSNGKFNVAALQDLNYTRNETARVFANLQAEYKIIKGLTYKFVFAPEFINLLENAYYSPLHGDGYAYKGRKTDISSRYFSFNVQNMLTYNFKAGVNNFNFTALQEAYRTQKDMVIARGSTVGSPFLETMDNFIQPLGVGGRKVIDSRWGYGLIGHWDYDRIIMVDGSYRRDVLSNFTPGKKAGNFWSAGVALDVARFGFLKNDPTVSMLKLRASYGKVGNQVKANPYALYSYTGNYNALAAGDLRGVYNPNLTWETINPFNVGVDFGFLNNRITFTAEYYNKKSKDLIYELPLQVSQGMTSYNANIGDMVNKGFEFSVNAEILKNPHGLNWSVNANLSTLSNKITKLYGGDVVNPTIDGIAMSGMILRQGESINSYYMRKWAGVDPRNGDPLWYLNGKDGETTNNYNLAKEEIQGNALSKVTGGFGTNLSYKNISLDAFFTYGFGGKILDKWMGNVVSDGAGVYDTPGYASQMDFWTPENPNAANPMPIYSLGNKRGYGLSTRRMFKADYIRLSNLKIAYTFKGDVLEKTGLTSLQIYLLGNNIWTYKFDKNLKLDPEINLAGNYDLGLPIQKAFMLGVNFGF
- the infB gene encoding translation initiation factor IF-2 yields the protein MPKIRLNKAVKELNISISRAVEYLQSKGIEVESNPNALLESEAFSALEAEFRKDGEQKKASHEVVISKVPDEKLEIEEVKPEVIRAKAAPQTGAKILGKIDLGEEKPKEVEEAPKPEPVKEPAKPVVEKTEEPQEQEFKVLGKIDLSQIRSDRPKHSDKKDKKPEAPKKEEPKVQAEAPKAEVKPVEKKVEEVKPAQPETPQEPQKIETVYQKLDGPKILKEKVDLSQFQQKPKKESGDNSFKKKRKRITKEGGNQGQNNNNQGQNNNQGGNNNNNNNSDRKPFNRGGNQQGGNNNNRGGNNNNRGGNNNRGGNNNNRNKVMPVELTDEQVKNQIKETLEKLTNKGGKSKGAKHRREKRSFRREQDELQQEMEAQDRTLKVTEFITVSELASLMNVSATEVISACFSLGVMVTMNQRLEADTLTLVADEFGYKVEFSDADIDDASLEEEPDAEEDLSKRAPIVTVMGHVDHGKTSLLDYIRKTNVIAGESGGITQHIGAYNVKLDNGEKITFLDTPGHEAFTAMRARGAQVTDIAIIVIAADDDVMPQTKEAIAHAQAAGVPMIIAINKVDKPGANPDNIRQQLSGMNILVEEWGGNVQSQEISAKFGNNVDMLLEKVLIQAELLELKANADKKASGVVIEAALDKGRGYVATMLVQNGTLKIGDYVLAGKNHGKVKAMLDERGKPMQEAGPSIPVTILGLDGAPTAGDKFRVFEDEREAKSIATKREQLQREQTIRTKKHLTLDEIGRRIALGDFKELNIILKGDVDGSVEALSDMLARLSTEEIHINILHKGVGQITESDVLLASASDAIIIGFNVRAGGNAKDLADKEEIEIRTYSVIYDAIDEVKEAMEGMLSPEIKEQVIGNVEIRETFKISKVGTIAGCMVLTGKITRNSKIRLIRDGIVQYTGELESLKRFKDDVKEVTKGYECGLNIKGYNDIEIGDILEVYEEVAVKKKLK
- a CDS encoding RagB/SusD family nutrient uptake outer membrane protein is translated as MKYLNIKTGVLALSLALTSVSCSRDFTETVFNESEIASSWKSAEQMHSFVLGAFVDMRSQYYYGKDFSIYAEVRSDHMLSNGRSGYYNTVAGYEMTSADSYAANTYKQIYKVVAKANNIVNFDINSLDNAAASKAEATYYVGQAYALRAQSFFDLLRLYGQKYTGGNDGIVLPVKFDPLNKQGRSSIADTEKQIEADFEAAINKMESSKSFDRPDKRSEISINAVKALAARYYLYKNNYAKVQSLVNDIVASKKYKVIEKDALVSSWEASGSAMNSIFELAYGEVAQPGAASYAYIMNSRGYANTVVSDAGMASYASNDARLGLIEKVDGSYFLNKKFPSLTGATSIRIVRYEEVVLDGAEAEFKLGNTAKALEYLNMILENRGVAKATSVTMESIMAERSKELIGEGFRMWDLLRWGIEVPRPAGANKDKNLTAFPMPRVETDLSGTLVKANPGYDNYR